From one Pirellulales bacterium genomic stretch:
- a CDS encoding inorganic phosphate transporter has product MGYKRIVVTVAEKIGKSHMTYAQGAAAEIVAAATIGIADRFHMPVSTTHVLSSGVAGTMLANSTGIQGDTVRKIGLAWVLTLPAAIFLSAGLFAAAGVLVPGAGPTTPPKTSAVFTTSPEQPPLQLAEEAL; this is encoded by the coding sequence GTGGGTTACAAGCGAATCGTCGTTACCGTGGCCGAAAAGATCGGCAAGTCACACATGACTTACGCCCAAGGGGCGGCGGCTGAAATTGTCGCTGCGGCCACAATTGGAATCGCCGATCGCTTTCACATGCCCGTCAGCACCACCCATGTGCTTTCCTCGGGCGTCGCAGGCACAATGCTGGCCAATAGCACAGGAATCCAGGGAGATACCGTCCGCAAGATCGGTTTGGCCTGGGTGCTGACATTGCCGGCGGCGATCTTTTTGTCGGCCGGACTTTTCGCCGCGGCTGGCGTGCTGGTGCCCGGCGCAGGGCCGACGACGCCGCCCAAGACCTCGGCGGTATTTACGACCAGTCCCGAGCAACCGCCGCTGCAACTTGCCGAAGAG